From Pseudomonas poae, the proteins below share one genomic window:
- the sigX gene encoding RNA polymerase sigma factor SigX, with translation MNKAQTLSTRYDPRELSDEELVARSHTELFHVTRAYEELMRRYQRTLFNVCSRYLGNDRDADDVCQEVMLKVLYGLKNFEGKSKFKTWLYSITYNECITQYRKERRKRRLMDALSLDPLEEASEEKAPAPEEKGGLDRWLVHVNPIDREILVLRFVAELEFQEIADIMHMGLSATKMRYKRALDKLREKFAGETET, from the coding sequence TTGAATAAAGCCCAAACGCTGTCCACGCGCTATGACCCCCGTGAGCTCTCTGATGAGGAGTTGGTCGCGCGCTCGCACACGGAGCTGTTTCACGTAACTCGCGCGTACGAAGAATTGATGCGCAGATATCAACGCACTTTGTTCAACGTTTGTTCAAGGTATTTAGGGAACGATAGAGATGCGGATGATGTCTGTCAGGAAGTGATGCTCAAGGTGTTGTACGGCCTCAAGAACTTCGAGGGCAAATCGAAGTTCAAAACCTGGCTCTACAGCATCACGTACAACGAGTGCATCACGCAGTATCGGAAGGAACGGCGAAAGCGTCGCTTGATGGATGCTTTGAGTCTTGACCCCCTTGAGGAGGCGTCTGAAGAAAAGGCGCCGGCACCCGAGGAGAAGGGCGGACTTGATCGCTGGTTGGTGCATGTGAACCCGATTGACCGGGAAATTCTGGTGCTACGATTTGTCGCAGAGCTGGAATTTCAGGAAATCGCTGACATCATGCACATGGGTTTGAGTGCTACAAAAATGCGTTACAAACGTGCTCTAGATAAATTACGTGAGAAATTTGCGGGCGAGACTGAAACTTAG
- a CDS encoding OmpA family protein: protein MKLKNTLGLAIGSLIAATSFGVLAQGQGAVEGELFYKKQYNDSVKHIEDGFNPGARIGYFLTDDLSLNLSYDKTNHTRSNDGTGNQKIKGDTGSLTAQYHFGQAGVDSLRPYVEGGFGHQSRTNVQADGHSGRDQSTLAIAGAGVKYYFTNNLYARAGVEADYAIDNGKWDYSALVGLGVNFGGNAGAVAPAPTPAPAPEPTPEPEAPVAQVVRVELDVKFDFDKSVVKPNSYGDVKNLADFMAQYPATNVEVAGHTDSVGPDAYNQKLSQRRADAVKQVLVKDGVQPSRITAVGYGESRPVADNATEAGRAVNRRVEASVEAQAQ from the coding sequence ATGAAACTGAAAAACACCTTGGGCTTGGCCATTGGTTCTCTTATTGCCGCTACTTCTTTCGGCGTTCTGGCACAAGGCCAAGGCGCAGTTGAAGGCGAGCTGTTCTACAAGAAGCAGTACAACGATAGCGTCAAGCACATCGAAGACGGCTTCAACCCAGGCGCTCGCATTGGTTACTTCCTGACCGACGACCTGTCGTTGAACCTGTCCTATGACAAAACCAACCACACCCGTTCGAACGACGGTACTGGCAACCAGAAGATCAAAGGTGACACTGGCAGCCTGACTGCTCAGTACCACTTCGGTCAGGCTGGCGTTGATAGCCTGCGTCCATACGTTGAAGGCGGTTTCGGCCACCAGAGCCGTACCAACGTTCAGGCTGACGGCCACAGCGGTCGCGATCAGTCGACCCTGGCTATCGCTGGCGCTGGCGTGAAGTACTACTTCACCAACAACCTGTACGCTCGTGCTGGTGTTGAAGCTGACTACGCAATCGACAACGGCAAGTGGGACTACTCCGCACTGGTCGGCCTGGGTGTGAACTTCGGCGGTAACGCTGGCGCAGTAGCTCCAGCTCCTACCCCAGCACCAGCTCCAGAGCCAACTCCAGAGCCAGAAGCTCCAGTTGCTCAGGTTGTTCGTGTTGAGCTGGACGTTAAGTTCGACTTCGACAAGTCGGTTGTTAAGCCTAACAGCTACGGCGACGTGAAAAACCTGGCCGACTTCATGGCTCAGTACCCAGCTACCAACGTAGAAGTTGCTGGTCACACTGACTCCGTAGGTCCAGACGCTTACAACCAGAAGCTGTCCCAGCGTCGTGCTGACGCTGTTAAGCAAGTCCTGGTTAAAGACGGCGTTCAGCCTAGCCGCATCACCGCAGTAGGTTACGGCGAATCCCGCCCAGTTGCTGACAACGCAACTGAAGCAGGTCGTGCTGTTAACCGTCGCGTAGAAGCGTCGGTTGAAGCTCAAGCTCAGTAA
- a CDS encoding bifunctional protein-serine/threonine kinase/phosphatase: protein MSLQLSVAQASAIGPRAENQDAVRVVTPVAELAASKGYLCAMADGVSQCADGGLAARSTLQALALDYYATPQTWGVAQALERLLLAQNRWLQANGGGQPLLTTLSALVFRGQRFTLAHVGDCRAYRWLDGELQRISEDHVWEQPGMQHVLKRALGLDQHLVLDFLDGQLREGECFLLLSDGVWATLGDHSISAILREQVDLDLAVNTLVTAAHLAGSQDNASALLVRVDTLGAATLGDALVQLQQWPLPPPLKAGQHFEGWQVETVLAHSRQSLLYRVRDAQQQPWLLKTLPLSRDDDGDAGQALLSEEWFLRRVAGRAFPEVHAASGRQHLYYVMREYPGKTLAELFQQQGPLPLAQWQSVAERLLRAVGMLHRRQILHRDIKPENLLLGDDAELRVLDFGLAYCPGLSEDRAHVLPGTPSFIAPEAFSGERPTAQQDLYSAGVTLYYLLTGHYPYGEIEAFQRPRFNQPISASRYRPDLPDWLPLSLERAVAAQPAQRFETAEEWLLVLEQADRRELSIRPRPLLEREPLKVWRTLALLSMLINLVLLYSLFHS from the coding sequence ATGAGCCTGCAACTGAGCGTCGCCCAAGCCAGCGCCATCGGCCCACGCGCGGAAAACCAAGACGCCGTGCGCGTGGTCACCCCCGTCGCGGAACTGGCGGCGAGCAAAGGCTACCTGTGCGCCATGGCCGACGGCGTGAGCCAATGTGCCGACGGTGGCCTGGCCGCACGCTCGACCTTGCAGGCCCTGGCCCTGGATTACTACGCCACGCCGCAAACCTGGGGCGTGGCCCAGGCGCTGGAGCGCTTGCTGCTCGCGCAGAATCGCTGGCTGCAGGCCAATGGCGGTGGCCAGCCGTTGCTTACGACCCTCAGTGCCCTGGTGTTTCGCGGCCAGCGGTTCACCCTGGCCCATGTCGGCGATTGCCGGGCGTATCGCTGGCTGGACGGTGAGTTGCAGCGCATCAGCGAGGATCACGTATGGGAACAGCCGGGGATGCAGCATGTGCTCAAGCGTGCACTCGGGCTGGATCAACACCTGGTGCTGGATTTTCTGGATGGCCAGTTGCGCGAGGGCGAGTGTTTCCTGCTGCTCAGTGATGGCGTGTGGGCGACCCTTGGCGATCACAGCATCAGCGCCATCCTGCGAGAGCAGGTTGACCTGGATCTGGCAGTCAACACCCTGGTGACTGCCGCGCACCTGGCGGGCAGCCAGGACAATGCCAGCGCCTTGCTGGTGCGCGTCGATACACTCGGCGCAGCCACCCTGGGCGACGCGCTGGTGCAGTTGCAGCAATGGCCGCTGCCGCCGCCGTTGAAGGCCGGGCAACACTTTGAAGGCTGGCAGGTGGAAACCGTGCTGGCGCACAGTCGACAGTCATTGCTGTACCGGGTACGCGATGCCCAACAGCAACCCTGGCTGCTGAAAACCCTGCCGCTGAGCCGCGACGATGACGGCGATGCGGGACAGGCATTGTTGTCCGAGGAATGGTTTTTGCGGCGCGTGGCCGGGCGGGCGTTTCCTGAAGTGCATGCCGCCAGCGGGCGTCAGCATTTGTACTATGTGATGCGCGAATACCCGGGAAAAACCCTGGCCGAATTATTCCAGCAACAAGGCCCATTGCCCCTGGCGCAATGGCAGTCGGTGGCCGAACGCTTGCTGCGGGCGGTGGGCATGCTGCACCGACGGCAGATCCTGCACCGCGACATCAAACCGGAAAACCTGCTGCTGGGGGACGACGCTGAACTGCGCGTGCTGGATTTCGGCCTGGCGTACTGCCCGGGTCTCTCGGAGGACCGCGCACACGTGCTGCCCGGCACGCCGAGCTTTATTGCCCCCGAGGCATTCAGTGGTGAGCGCCCTACAGCCCAGCAGGATTTGTACAGCGCGGGCGTGACCCTGTATTACCTGCTGACCGGGCATTACCCCTACGGTGAAATCGAAGCCTTCCAACGGCCCAGGTTCAACCAGCCCATCAGTGCCAGCCGTTATCGCCCCGACCTGCCGGATTGGTTGCCGCTCAGTCTGGAACGAGCCGTGGCCGCCCAGCCGGCGCAGCGCTTCGAGACTGCCGAGGAATGGCTGCTGGTGCTGGAACAGGCTGACCGGCGAGAGCTGAGCATTCGCCCCAGGCCATTGCTGGAGCGCGAGCCGTTGAAGGTCTGGCGAACCTTGGCCCTGCTTTCGATGCTGATCAATCTAGTGCTGCTTTATTCACTTTTTCACAGCTGA
- a CDS encoding NarK/NasA family nitrate transporter, whose amino-acid sequence MKSSFWKSGHTPTLFAAFLYFDLSFMVWYLLGPLAVQIAADLHLTTQQRGLVVATPILAGAVLRFLMGMLADKLSPKTAGLIGQVIVIVALFGAWKLGIHSYEQALLLGVFLGMAGASFAVALPLASQWYPAEHQGKAMGIAGAGNSGTVFAALLAPVLAAAFGWSNVFGFALIPLVLTLIVFAWLARNAPERPKAKSMADYFKALGDRDSWWFMFFYSVTFGGFIGLASALPGYFNDQYGLSPVTAGYYTAACVFGGSLMRPLGGALADRFGGIRTLLGMYSVAAICIAAVGFNLPSSYAALALFVCTMLGLGAGNGAVFQLVPQRFRREIGVMTGLIGMAGGIGGFALAAGMGAIKQSTGSYQLALWLFASLGVLAWFGLHGVKRRWRTTWGSAAVTAARV is encoded by the coding sequence ATGAAATCAAGCTTCTGGAAATCCGGGCACACCCCGACCCTGTTTGCCGCGTTCCTGTATTTCGACCTGAGCTTTATGGTCTGGTACCTCCTGGGCCCGCTGGCGGTGCAGATTGCCGCCGACCTGCACCTGACCACCCAGCAGCGCGGCCTGGTGGTGGCGACGCCGATCCTGGCGGGTGCGGTGCTGCGTTTCCTGATGGGCATGCTGGCCGACAAACTGTCGCCCAAAACCGCCGGGCTGATCGGCCAAGTGATTGTGATCGTCGCGCTGTTCGGTGCCTGGAAACTGGGAATCCACAGCTACGAGCAAGCCTTGCTGCTGGGCGTGTTCCTGGGCATGGCCGGTGCGTCCTTTGCGGTAGCCCTGCCGCTGGCCTCCCAGTGGTACCCGGCTGAACACCAGGGCAAAGCCATGGGGATTGCCGGCGCCGGCAACTCGGGCACCGTGTTCGCCGCCTTGCTGGCGCCGGTGCTGGCGGCCGCGTTTGGCTGGAGCAATGTGTTCGGTTTTGCGCTGATTCCACTGGTGCTGACCCTGATCGTCTTTGCCTGGCTGGCCCGCAATGCCCCTGAACGCCCGAAAGCCAAATCCATGGCCGACTACTTCAAGGCCCTGGGCGACCGCGATAGCTGGTGGTTCATGTTCTTTTACAGCGTGACCTTCGGCGGCTTTATCGGCCTGGCCAGCGCCCTGCCCGGCTATTTCAACGACCAATACGGCTTGAGCCCGGTGACTGCCGGCTACTACACCGCCGCCTGTGTGTTCGGTGGCAGCCTGATGCGCCCACTGGGCGGGGCCCTGGCCGACCGCTTTGGCGGGATTCGCACCCTGCTGGGCATGTACAGCGTGGCGGCGATCTGCATCGCCGCAGTCGGTTTCAACCTGCCCAGCTCCTATGCGGCACTGGCGTTGTTCGTCTGCACCATGCTGGGCCTGGGTGCCGGCAATGGCGCAGTGTTTCAATTGGTGCCCCAGCGTTTCCGTCGCGAAATCGGCGTGATGACCGGCCTGATCGGCATGGCCGGCGGCATCGGCGGTTTCGCCCTGGCAGCGGGCATGGGTGCAATCAAACAAAGCACCGGCAGCTATCAGCTGGCCCTGTGGTTGTTCGCCAGCCTGGGCGTGTTGGCCTGGTTCGGGCTGCACGGCGTCAAACGTCGCTGGAGAACCACTTGGGGTTCGGCCGCTGTGACTGCCGCACGCGTCTGA
- a CDS encoding ANTAR domain-containing protein — translation MLRILLINDTPRKVGRLRAALIEAGFEVIDESGLTIDLPARVETVRPDVILIDTESPGRDVMEQVVLVSRDQPRPIVMFTDEHDPNVMRQAIKSGVSAYIVEGIQAQRLQPILDVAMARFESDQALRAQLQARDQQLAERKRIELAKGMLMKMKDCNEEEAYTLMRRQAMSRQQKLIQVAEQIIAMSELLG, via the coding sequence ATGCTGCGAATCCTGTTGATCAACGACACCCCGCGCAAGGTCGGCCGGCTCAGGGCGGCGCTGATCGAAGCCGGTTTTGAGGTGATCGATGAGTCCGGGCTGACCATCGACCTGCCCGCACGCGTCGAAACGGTGCGCCCGGACGTGATTCTGATCGATACCGAGTCACCCGGCCGCGATGTGATGGAACAAGTGGTGCTGGTCAGCCGCGACCAGCCACGCCCGATCGTGATGTTTACCGACGAACACGACCCGAACGTGATGCGCCAGGCGATCAAATCCGGGGTCAGCGCCTACATCGTCGAAGGCATCCAGGCGCAGCGGCTGCAGCCGATCCTTGACGTGGCCATGGCCCGCTTTGAAAGCGACCAGGCCTTGCGCGCCCAGCTTCAAGCCCGCGACCAGCAATTGGCCGAGCGCAAGCGCATCGAGCTGGCGAAAGGCATGTTGATGAAAATGAAGGACTGCAACGAAGAAGAGGCCTACACCCTGATGCGCCGCCAGGCCATGAGCCGCCAGCAGAAACTGATCCAGGTGGCGGAGCAGATTATCGCCATGAGTGAATTGCTTGGCTGA
- a CDS encoding CmpA/NrtA family ABC transporter substrate-binding protein: MNDSVGNSPVNDPLAWVNGSDAPEKSSLDLGFMALSDCASLVVAATQGFAQPYGLTLNLKRQSSWANLRDKLVSGELDAAHSLYGLIYAVHLGIGGVAPTDMAVLMGLNQNGQSINLSHGLQAQGVTTPEALDRHVHQSRTKLTFAQTFPTGTHAMWLYYWLASQGIHPLQDVDSVVVPPPQMVAHLQAGRIDGFCVGEPWCASAVKQNQGFTLATTQAIWPNHPEKVLGCTQAFVDQYPNTARVLVMAILEASRFIEQNTENRRSTAQLLSGSDYLDAPLDCIEPRLLGAYEDGLGNQWQDPHALRFFAGGAVNLPYLCDGMWFMTQFRRWGLLREDPDYLGVARQVQQLALYRQAADALGITDNGQDMRSSQLIDGKIWDGSDPAGYARSFRLHAIADPATRQALR; encoded by the coding sequence ATGAACGATTCGGTTGGCAACAGCCCGGTAAATGACCCGTTGGCCTGGGTCAACGGCAGTGATGCCCCGGAAAAAAGCAGCCTGGACCTGGGGTTCATGGCCTTGAGCGATTGCGCGTCGCTGGTGGTGGCCGCCACTCAGGGCTTCGCTCAACCCTATGGGCTGACCTTGAACCTCAAGCGCCAATCCTCATGGGCCAACCTGCGAGACAAGCTGGTCAGCGGCGAGCTGGATGCCGCCCACAGCCTGTATGGGCTGATCTATGCCGTGCACCTGGGCATCGGCGGCGTCGCGCCCACCGACATGGCCGTGCTGATGGGGCTGAACCAGAATGGCCAGAGCATCAACCTGTCTCACGGGCTGCAAGCGCAAGGAGTGACCACTCCTGAGGCGCTGGACCGGCACGTGCACCAAAGTCGAACAAAACTGACCTTCGCCCAGACCTTTCCTACAGGCACCCATGCCATGTGGCTGTATTACTGGCTCGCAAGCCAAGGTATTCATCCCTTGCAGGATGTGGACAGCGTAGTGGTGCCCCCGCCGCAAATGGTTGCGCACCTGCAGGCCGGGCGCATCGATGGCTTTTGCGTCGGCGAACCCTGGTGTGCCAGTGCGGTCAAGCAAAACCAGGGCTTTACCCTGGCGACCACTCAGGCGATCTGGCCGAATCATCCGGAAAAGGTGCTCGGTTGCACCCAAGCGTTCGTCGACCAGTACCCCAACACCGCACGCGTACTGGTGATGGCTATCCTGGAGGCCAGCCGTTTTATCGAGCAGAACACCGAAAACCGCCGCTCCACCGCGCAATTACTCAGCGGCAGCGACTACCTCGACGCCCCGCTCGACTGCATCGAACCGCGCCTGCTCGGGGCCTATGAGGATGGCCTGGGCAACCAGTGGCAGGACCCTCACGCCCTGCGTTTCTTTGCCGGCGGTGCAGTCAACCTGCCCTACCTCTGCGATGGCATGTGGTTCATGACCCAGTTCCGGCGCTGGGGCCTGCTGCGCGAAGACCCGGATTACCTGGGCGTTGCCCGTCAGGTACAGCAGTTGGCTCTGTATCGCCAGGCCGCCGATGCATTGGGCATCACCGACAATGGCCAGGACATGCGCAGCAGCCAACTGATCGACGGCAAGATCTGGGACGGTTCCGACCCCGCCGGTTATGCCCGCAGCTTCCGCCTGCATGCCATCGCCGACCCGGCCACCCGCCAAGCCTTGCGCTGA
- the sctC gene encoding type III secretion system outer membrane ring subunit SctC, with translation MPRLRLCRWLLFTVLMSGTVLAWGESYQARDESLHTLFTALSVPLGVPIVVSREVARTRVSGVFDLATPQQTLEALAQQQGLIWYSDGQVLHVYNAGEAKSSAVALRHISIDRLRALMRRSGLDESRYPLRESGARTFYVSGPPNYVDQVLRLTQLMDRQRADLRVGAQAFAVVQVLNTPVADRQYGSRDSPVTVPGMASMIETLLAREQKGPLADRNLGVIAFPDANSLLIKGKPEQLSLIQKLVAELDLPKRAVEISLWLVDVDRDELKALGLGGGESTEASTTRIMEPQDDNRLMAQIALLERRRRASVVTLPVILTEENVPAVFQDNHTFYLPAPGSDDADWKPVRYGTQVSVLPRFVEANQIEMRLDLEDGRQAIEEGRRTRPTAVGRVGVGSVVRVPQGKRLWLGAFRREATEQRRSSAPGRWAPVRLFVIQARAVGHEFKAVAGGVGPPPLTAAQYERVQRAFAGPGRDLSL, from the coding sequence ATGCCCCGTCTCCGACTTTGTCGCTGGCTGCTGTTTACCGTGCTGATGTCGGGCACTGTGCTTGCTTGGGGCGAAAGCTATCAAGCCCGGGATGAAAGCCTGCATACCCTGTTTACCGCACTGTCTGTGCCGTTGGGGGTACCAATCGTGGTCAGCCGCGAGGTGGCGCGCACACGCGTCAGCGGAGTATTTGATTTGGCAACGCCACAACAGACCCTGGAGGCACTTGCACAGCAGCAGGGCCTGATCTGGTACAGCGATGGGCAGGTGCTCCACGTTTATAACGCCGGCGAAGCAAAAAGCTCGGCGGTGGCGTTGCGGCATATTTCCATCGACCGGCTGCGTGCCCTCATGCGCCGCTCGGGGCTTGATGAGTCGCGCTACCCCCTGCGTGAAAGCGGGGCGCGGACATTCTATGTGTCCGGCCCACCGAACTATGTAGACCAGGTGCTTCGGCTGACCCAACTGATGGACCGGCAACGGGCAGACTTGCGCGTGGGCGCGCAGGCTTTTGCGGTGGTTCAGGTACTTAACACCCCGGTGGCTGACCGCCAATACGGCAGCCGCGACAGCCCGGTCACGGTACCGGGGATGGCGTCGATGATCGAAACCCTGCTGGCCCGCGAGCAGAAGGGCCCCTTGGCCGACAGAAACCTTGGGGTGATCGCCTTCCCGGATGCCAACAGCCTGCTGATCAAGGGCAAGCCGGAACAGTTGAGCCTCATCCAGAAATTGGTAGCGGAGCTGGACCTGCCCAAGCGAGCGGTCGAGATCTCGCTGTGGCTGGTCGACGTGGACCGTGACGAACTGAAGGCGCTGGGCCTGGGCGGCGGCGAAAGCACCGAAGCCTCGACCACTCGGATCATGGAGCCCCAGGACGATAACCGCTTGATGGCGCAAATCGCGCTGCTTGAGCGTCGACGGCGGGCCAGTGTGGTGACGTTACCGGTGATCCTCACCGAGGAAAATGTGCCGGCGGTATTCCAGGACAACCACACCTTCTATCTACCGGCCCCCGGGAGCGATGACGCCGACTGGAAGCCCGTACGTTATGGCACCCAGGTCAGTGTATTGCCGCGTTTTGTCGAGGCTAACCAGATCGAGATGCGCCTGGATCTCGAGGATGGTCGCCAGGCCATTGAAGAGGGACGACGCACCCGCCCCACTGCGGTCGGGCGGGTGGGTGTCGGCAGTGTTGTTCGCGTGCCGCAGGGCAAGCGCTTATGGCTGGGTGCGTTTCGACGCGAAGCGACCGAGCAAAGGCGTAGCTCGGCGCCGGGTCGCTGGGCCCCAGTGCGCTTGTTTGTCATTCAGGCGCGAGCCGTGGGCCACGAATTCAAGGCTGTGGCGGGGGGCGTCGGGCCTCCGCCGTTGACTGCGGCGCAATACGAGCGTGTGCAGCGTGCGTTTGCGGGGCCGGGTCGTGATCTTTCCCTGTGA
- a CDS encoding FliM/FliN family flagellar motor switch protein, which yields MHLEILLQEQLVSRRRLAAFAPGKVLPLAPEAIHCVEVRVNGQLFALGELVQLEDRLGVELLEVYQAWTPVETE from the coding sequence ATGCATCTGGAAATTCTGCTACAGGAACAATTGGTCAGCCGCAGGCGCCTCGCGGCTTTTGCGCCAGGCAAGGTATTGCCTTTGGCCCCTGAAGCCATTCACTGCGTGGAAGTACGGGTAAACGGGCAGTTGTTTGCGTTGGGCGAACTGGTGCAGTTGGAGGACCGTTTAGGGGTTGAACTGCTTGAGGTTTATCAGGCGTGGACGCCTGTCGAGACTGAGTAG
- a CDS encoding winged helix-turn-helix domain-containing protein, which translates to MLVVNNQLTTPALVFARWTLHGDGRLTSENSDVQLPPKEWHVLRLLLACGGTLMTKDRLLELAWPQGEASEESLTRCIYSLRKYLGADKVFIKTIYGQGYRFTCPVKADEGYATAGVAQVGRVCSVCGQVRHAPVKRDQVEHG; encoded by the coding sequence ATGCTCGTCGTAAATAATCAATTGACGACACCTGCTCTGGTTTTTGCGCGCTGGACTCTGCACGGCGACGGTCGTCTGACCAGCGAGAATTCGGATGTTCAGCTGCCGCCCAAGGAGTGGCATGTGTTGCGGCTGCTGCTGGCTTGCGGCGGTACGCTGATGACCAAGGATCGCCTGCTGGAGCTGGCGTGGCCCCAGGGTGAGGCCTCGGAAGAGTCGCTGACCCGCTGCATTTACTCACTGCGCAAATACCTTGGCGCGGACAAAGTGTTTATCAAGACGATCTACGGGCAGGGCTATCGGTTTACATGCCCGGTGAAGGCGGATGAAGGGTATGCAACGGCGGGTGTGGCGCAAGTGGGGCGCGTGTGTTCGGTCTGCGGCCAGGTCCGCCATGCGCCGGTAAAGCGTGATCAGGTAGAACATGGCTAA
- a CDS encoding transglycosylase SLT domain-containing protein, with the protein MAKFWSKGVLLGLLMSCHQAQANCWVETASRYDIEPELLQAIAEVESGLRADAINPANSNGTRDIGLMQINSMHLPRLLKQGITEERLLSEPCLSVEVGASILAEFIQRFGYNWTAVGSYNVGVGDGPQREALRMRYAEKIWSRYEALVMQRH; encoded by the coding sequence ATGGCTAAGTTCTGGAGCAAGGGCGTGTTGCTGGGCCTATTGATGAGTTGCCATCAGGCGCAGGCCAATTGTTGGGTGGAGACCGCCAGCCGCTATGACATCGAGCCAGAGCTGTTGCAGGCAATTGCTGAAGTGGAGTCGGGTTTGCGTGCGGATGCGATCAACCCTGCCAACAGCAATGGCACCCGAGACATCGGGTTGATGCAGATCAACAGCATGCACTTACCCCGCTTGCTCAAGCAGGGTATTACCGAGGAGCGCCTGTTGAGTGAGCCTTGCCTGTCGGTGGAGGTCGGGGCTTCGATTCTCGCCGAGTTCATCCAGCGCTTTGGCTACAACTGGACGGCAGTGGGTTCCTACAACGTCGGCGTGGGTGATGGGCCACAGCGCGAGGCATTGCGTATGCGCTATGCAGAAAAAATCTGGTCGCGGTATGAGGCCCTGGTCATGCAACGTCATTGA
- a CDS encoding quinone-dependent dihydroorotate dehydrogenase — protein MYTLARQLLFKLSPETSHDLSLDLIGAGGRLGLNGLVCKAPAKMPVSVMGLDFPNPVGLAAGLDKNGAAIDGFAQLGFGFVEIGTVTPRPQPGNPKPRIFRLPEAEAIINRMGFNNLGVDHLLSRVQAAKYKGILGINIGKNFDTPVERAVDDYLICLDKVYAHASYVTVNVSSPNTPGLRSLQFGDSLKQLLEALRQRQEDLAVRHGKRVPLAIKIAPDMTDEETVLVAQALVDSGMDAVIATNTTLSRVGVEGLAHGDEAGGLSGAPVRDKSTHIVKVLAAELAGRLPIIAVGGITEGKHAAEKIAAGASLVQLYSGFIYKGPTLIRQSVDAIAALAKKA, from the coding sequence ATGTATACCCTGGCCCGCCAGCTGTTGTTCAAACTCTCCCCGGAAACCTCCCACGATCTGTCCCTGGACCTGATCGGTGCCGGTGGCCGCCTGGGGCTCAATGGCCTGGTATGCAAGGCACCGGCGAAAATGCCGGTATCGGTGATGGGGTTGGACTTCCCCAACCCGGTCGGGCTGGCAGCCGGCCTGGACAAGAACGGCGCGGCCATCGACGGCTTTGCGCAACTGGGTTTCGGGTTTGTCGAAATCGGCACCGTGACTCCACGGCCGCAGCCGGGCAACCCCAAGCCGCGGATCTTCCGTTTGCCGGAAGCCGAGGCGATCATCAACCGCATGGGCTTCAACAACCTGGGCGTCGATCACTTGCTGTCGCGGGTTCAGGCGGCGAAGTACAAGGGCATCCTGGGGATCAATATCGGCAAGAACTTCGACACGCCGGTAGAGCGCGCTGTCGATGATTACCTGATCTGCCTGGACAAGGTTTACGCCCACGCCAGCTATGTCACCGTCAACGTCAGCTCGCCTAATACACCCGGCCTGCGCAGCCTGCAGTTCGGCGACTCCCTCAAGCAGTTGCTCGAAGCCTTGCGCCAGCGCCAGGAAGACCTGGCCGTGCGTCACGGCAAGCGCGTGCCGTTGGCGATCAAGATTGCCCCGGACATGACCGATGAAGAAACCGTGCTGGTCGCCCAGGCCCTGGTGGACTCGGGCATGGACGCCGTAATCGCGACCAATACCACCCTCAGCCGTGTCGGTGTTGAAGGCCTGGCCCATGGTGATGAGGCCGGCGGCCTCTCAGGTGCCCCGGTGCGCGACAAGAGCACCCATATCGTCAAGGTGCTGGCCGCCGAGCTGGCCGGGCGTTTGCCGATCATTGCGGTGGGCGGCATCACTGAAGGCAAGCATGCCGCCGAGAAGATCGCCGCGGGTGCCAGCCTCGTACAGTTGTACTCAGGCTTTATCTATAAGGGCCCGACGCTGATTCGCCAGTCGGTGGATGCCATTGCTGCACTGGCGAAGAAAGCCTGA
- a CDS encoding ribosome modulation factor, translating into MRRLKRDPLERAFLRGYQYGVHGKSRELCPFTLPSVRQAWINGWREGRGDNWDGMTGTAGIHRLNELHAVG; encoded by the coding sequence ATGAGAAGACTTAAGCGTGATCCGTTGGAAAGAGCATTTTTACGCGGATATCAATATGGCGTTCATGGCAAATCCCGTGAGCTTTGCCCATTTACTCTACCGTCGGTACGCCAAGCCTGGATCAACGGCTGGCGAGAAGGACGCGGCGACAACTGGGACGGTATGACTGGCACTGCGGGAATCCACAGACTCAACGAACTTCACGCCGTCGGCTAA